One window of the Candidatus Chromulinivoraceae bacterium genome contains the following:
- a CDS encoding phospho-sugar mutase: MPYTETLRKNLSEEAVKNVTAWLEESKYEEYRNELVELIEAEQWKALEDAFFKVIEFGTGGRRGTTGIGSNRINRVTIGESAQALCIYARSFDEEAAEKGIVIACDTRLSSPELSKYTAQVCAANGFRTYLFDDFRSTPELSFAVRHLKAAAGIVISASHNPPLDNGFKAYWADGGQLVTPHDKGVLAVAEEITEIHAVDFDEAVNEGKIIIIGKEVDSIYVQAVVDQAEGIERDVKIVYSPLHGAGQTNTLPVLRAAGFKNISVVEDQMVPDGNFPTIENGKPNPEEKTANERAVAQMLAENADIAITNDPDADRIGVMVRNNDEAIYLNGNQSAVLAADYALGKLQERGELTPRHYIAKTIVTTDMLTALAHHYNVTMYTNMLIGFKYIGELILKKEKTDEIFVIGGEESYGLLKGDYARDKDGAVGALPLAEYAAELKKKGMTLYDRMLDLYVDYGVYMERLASAYFLGASGFETMQSVMAELRSQPPKMLSHHEITAIQDYKTLERKDLKTGKTTKIDCLSGNVVVLELNGDARCRVTIRPSGTEPKLKFYVQWWEEASSRQNMRNQCDALSERLEMLSKTLEGMLLDN; the protein is encoded by the coding sequence ATGCCGTATACCGAGACTTTGCGAAAAAACCTCTCAGAAGAGGCTGTAAAAAACGTGACAGCTTGGCTGGAAGAGTCTAAATATGAAGAATACCGCAATGAGCTTGTGGAGCTCATCGAGGCCGAACAATGGAAGGCTCTCGAAGATGCTTTTTTCAAAGTTATTGAGTTTGGAACGGGCGGACGACGCGGTACGACCGGTATCGGTTCTAATAGAATTAATCGTGTTACGATTGGCGAGTCTGCACAGGCCTTATGTATTTATGCTCGTTCGTTTGATGAGGAGGCGGCCGAAAAGGGCATCGTTATTGCTTGTGATACGCGGCTAAGCTCACCTGAGCTTAGTAAATATACTGCGCAGGTGTGTGCCGCAAATGGATTTAGGACATATCTTTTTGATGATTTTCGCTCTACTCCTGAATTGAGTTTTGCGGTTCGTCATCTTAAGGCGGCAGCTGGTATTGTTATTAGCGCTAGCCATAACCCACCACTCGATAATGGCTTTAAGGCCTATTGGGCTGATGGTGGTCAATTAGTTACTCCACATGATAAGGGAGTTCTAGCGGTTGCCGAGGAAATAACGGAAATTCATGCTGTTGACTTTGACGAAGCAGTAAATGAAGGCAAAATTATCATTATTGGTAAAGAGGTTGACAGTATTTACGTGCAAGCTGTGGTCGACCAGGCTGAGGGTATCGAGCGTGACGTGAAAATCGTTTATTCACCCTTGCACGGCGCTGGCCAAACTAACACACTTCCTGTATTACGTGCGGCTGGATTTAAGAATATATCTGTTGTTGAAGACCAGATGGTCCCAGACGGTAATTTTCCTACTATCGAAAATGGAAAGCCAAACCCAGAGGAAAAAACGGCGAACGAACGTGCCGTTGCTCAGATGCTCGCTGAGAATGCTGATATTGCCATAACAAATGATCCAGATGCGGATCGTATAGGTGTTATGGTCCGGAATAATGATGAAGCGATCTATCTTAATGGTAACCAGTCGGCTGTTCTTGCTGCAGACTATGCTCTTGGGAAGCTTCAAGAGCGAGGTGAACTAACCCCAAGGCATTACATCGCAAAAACAATAGTCACTACTGATATGCTAACGGCTTTGGCGCATCATTATAATGTGACGATGTATACAAATATGCTTATTGGTTTTAAATACATTGGCGAACTGATCCTTAAAAAAGAAAAGACAGATGAAATTTTCGTCATTGGTGGCGAGGAGAGTTATGGTCTTCTGAAGGGCGATTATGCCCGCGATAAGGACGGTGCCGTCGGAGCTCTTCCGCTTGCTGAATACGCCGCTGAACTTAAAAAGAAGGGTATGACGCTCTATGATCGTATGCTCGACTTGTACGTCGACTATGGTGTATATATGGAACGTTTGGCCAGTGCATACTTCTTAGGTGCTAGCGGTTTTGAGACAATGCAGTCGGTAATGGCTGAACTTAGGTCTCAGCCTCCAAAAATGTTAAGTCATCACGAAATTACAGCTATTCAAGATTATAAAACACTAGAACGCAAGGACCTTAAGACGGGAAAGACGACAAAAATCGATTGCCTCTCAGGTAATGTTGTTGTTCTGGAATTAAACGGTGACGCACGTTGTAGGGTAACCATCCGCCCTAGCGGTACAGAGCCTAAGTTGAAGTTCTATGTTCAGTGGTGGGAAGAGGCAAGTTCTCGTCAGAATATGCGCAATCAATGCGATGCGTTGAGCGAGAGGCTTGAGATGCTTTCCAAGACGCTAGAGGGTATGCTGCTCGATAATTAA
- the recG gene encoding ATP-dependent DNA helicase RecG: MNLQTSLEKVKGVGTKTAEQFSVAGIETVSDLVSFLPRKHEDFTEVSKIADIHPGKATIRARCEKVTTRPVRRGLRITTAVLVDDTGKLQAVWFNQPYREAQLKTGEEFFFSGEFEFNYNKYQLTNPSAEKVGDIAPVQTERLLPVYRVVKGLKGQVVRKILNELRPLMSMLPETLPASVVQSEKLVPRSAAILEMHFPKDQKEIAEARERLAFEELFQLLLASQLNRQENAKLIGWHIPFDQHVVAEFVKQLPFELTGAQRRAAWDIIQDFERKTPMNRLLQGDVGSGKTVVAGLAARQAAHAGFQSALMAPTEILANQHAETLARLLMPFGVSVGLLTGSVKGVSRKTLYEQIAAGTVDVVVGTHALIQSPVKFHKLGFVVIDEQHRFGVKQRQELLDKSVHMPHLLAMTATPIPRSLALTVYGELDVSILNELPKGRKPIKTKIWSPNSREQLYQLVDTELSAGRQAYVICSLIDENPDNEIKSVETEYKKLQNSIFKHRRIGLLHGKMKSDEKDAVMTKFAIGEYDILVSTTVVEVGVDVPNSTVMVIENADRFGLSQLHQLRGRVGRSSHQSYCYLVMSDSSKPSQRLKEIEKSSDGFYLAEVDLKLRGPGEIYGRAQHGALNLQIATLSDTKLIARAQRQAKSFVERGEDLLQYKQLAAEVEHYQRLTTLN; the protein is encoded by the coding sequence ATGAATCTGCAGACATCGCTGGAAAAGGTTAAAGGAGTCGGCACTAAGACTGCCGAACAATTTAGTGTGGCCGGAATCGAGACGGTTAGTGATCTCGTAAGTTTTCTACCAAGAAAACATGAAGATTTTACTGAAGTTTCCAAGATCGCCGATATTCACCCGGGCAAGGCAACGATAAGGGCGCGCTGTGAAAAAGTTACCACACGGCCTGTTCGTCGCGGTTTGCGCATAACGACGGCTGTTCTTGTGGATGACACGGGTAAGCTGCAGGCGGTATGGTTTAATCAGCCATATCGCGAAGCACAGCTTAAAACAGGTGAGGAGTTCTTTTTCTCGGGTGAATTCGAGTTTAACTACAACAAATATCAACTTACCAATCCAAGTGCTGAAAAAGTAGGTGATATAGCACCCGTCCAGACGGAACGACTGCTTCCTGTGTATCGGGTTGTAAAGGGATTAAAAGGCCAAGTTGTTCGTAAGATACTCAACGAATTGCGACCACTCATGTCGATGCTTCCAGAAACGCTACCTGCGAGCGTGGTGCAGTCCGAAAAGCTTGTCCCGCGTTCGGCTGCGATTTTAGAGATGCACTTCCCGAAAGATCAGAAAGAGATCGCTGAGGCTCGGGAGCGTCTGGCGTTTGAAGAACTATTCCAGTTACTGCTTGCAAGTCAGCTCAATCGTCAGGAAAATGCCAAACTTATTGGTTGGCATATCCCGTTTGACCAACATGTGGTGGCCGAATTTGTAAAGCAGCTACCCTTCGAGCTTACCGGTGCGCAACGTCGAGCCGCCTGGGATATTATTCAAGATTTTGAACGTAAAACGCCGATGAACCGTTTACTGCAAGGTGACGTAGGTTCTGGTAAGACTGTCGTTGCGGGTCTTGCTGCTCGGCAAGCAGCACATGCGGGATTCCAATCTGCTCTTATGGCGCCAACTGAGATCTTGGCTAATCAACATGCTGAAACATTAGCAAGGTTGTTAATGCCGTTTGGGGTATCGGTAGGCCTTTTAACAGGTAGTGTAAAGGGTGTGTCGCGCAAGACGTTGTACGAGCAGATTGCTGCAGGCACAGTAGATGTAGTCGTCGGAACGCATGCGCTTATTCAGAGTCCGGTTAAGTTTCATAAACTTGGATTTGTGGTCATTGACGAACAACATCGTTTTGGAGTTAAGCAGCGTCAGGAGCTATTAGATAAGTCAGTTCATATGCCGCATCTTTTGGCTATGACTGCGACGCCCATTCCGCGTAGTTTAGCGCTGACGGTTTACGGTGAACTTGACGTGAGCATCTTAAATGAACTGCCCAAGGGTAGAAAACCAATCAAAACTAAGATCTGGTCGCCGAATAGTCGTGAGCAGCTGTATCAACTGGTGGATACGGAGCTCTCCGCTGGACGCCAGGCGTATGTCATCTGCAGTTTGATAGATGAAAACCCGGATAACGAAATCAAAAGTGTTGAGACTGAATATAAAAAACTTCAAAACTCTATTTTTAAACACCGTAGAATTGGTCTACTGCATGGCAAGATGAAAAGCGATGAAAAAGATGCAGTCATGACCAAGTTCGCCATCGGTGAGTACGACATTCTAGTAAGCACGACAGTTGTTGAAGTTGGTGTGGATGTACCAAATTCAACAGTTATGGTGATCGAAAATGCCGATAGGTTTGGTTTGAGCCAGCTTCACCAGCTACGTGGTCGCGTGGGACGTTCGAGCCACCAAAGCTACTGCTACTTAGTTATGTCAGATAGCAGTAAACCGAGCCAGCGATTAAAGGAGATTGAAAAATCTAGCGATGGTTTTTATTTGGCTGAAGTTGATCTAAAACTCAGGGGTCCTGGTGAAATTTATGGGCGCGCACAACATGGTGCGCTTAACCTGCAGATCGCCACATTGTCTGATACAAAACTAATCGCTAGGGCGCAGCGGCAAGCCAAGTCGTTCGTCGAAAGAGGCGAGGATCTGCTACAATATAAACAATTGGCCGCTGAAGTAGAACATTATCAGCGGTTAACCACGTTAAATTAG
- the rsmD gene encoding 16S rRNA (guanine(966)-N(2))-methyltransferase RsmD, with translation MNIRLISGEFGGRKIEAPDTKQTHPMSERVRNAMFNSLGVERLAGAEVLDAFAGTGSIGLEALSRGAHHVTFIERDRIAQKVLAKNIIALSVEMRTTLIRTTVNNWLETQAENPYDIIFADPPYADPQFSTVSRLMGLLKPGGFMVLSHPGRGEGLTKTGVVVVDNRSYGNAYLTFYRREDA, from the coding sequence ATGAATATTCGTCTCATCAGCGGCGAGTTCGGCGGTCGTAAAATAGAAGCACCTGATACAAAACAAACGCACCCTATGAGCGAACGTGTTCGCAATGCTATGTTTAACAGTCTTGGTGTGGAGCGACTTGCTGGTGCTGAAGTACTAGATGCTTTTGCTGGGACGGGTTCAATCGGTCTTGAAGCCCTTAGTCGAGGTGCACATCATGTCACGTTTATTGAGCGAGATAGAATTGCTCAAAAAGTGCTTGCAAAAAATATTATAGCGCTTAGTGTTGAAATGCGAACGACTCTTATCCGTACGACAGTTAATAATTGGCTTGAAACACAAGCAGAAAATCCGTATGACATTATTTTTGCCGATCCCCCTTATGCCGATCCGCAGTTTTCCACAGTCTCGCGGTTGATGGGGCTATTAAAACCGGGTGGTTTTATGGTATTATCACATCCAGGTAGGGGTGAGGGACTTACCAAAACTGGAGTTGTTGTGGTGGATAACCGTAGTTATGGAAATGCATACCTCACCTTCTACCGCCGTGAAGACGCTTAA
- a CDS encoding FAD-binding oxidoreductase: MSKVATYLQEHILGEVTTNSAILAAMSHDLSVLEMTPEMVVYPRVTNDIRKIARFSWQLAEKGHVLGLTTRGGGTDETGGAIGKGITVVTPAHLNRIFEFDVKQKLIRLQPGVMSATLNEALAMQGMFVPALPDSGAYSTVGGAIAKNNNGTLAGKYGDMNDWVSQLEVVLANGDVLQTERLSKRDLNKKKGQQNFEGEIYRSLDNLIEDNKQLIEQQLGSMVRDNAGYSTLSKVKHHDGSFDLTPLLIGSQGTLGIISEMIMKTEFKSANMAAAVIGFVSGEAARDALDQVIDGMEPTFVEFYDGDFFTVAAARGKTYSFIKNAGDKTGAIVVVGFDDFSDHVRTKKLKRLIKQLSKTDAYVEAADDETVVELLAIREVTAFVVTPGEKAVSAPPIVDGAYVPRERTEEFMAAVKVMATKYDVVMPIHARVLDNTFYARPLLQLHKIGDKQKIFKLLDEYAGLVAHLGGHLIGNGAEGRVKALFAYKQLDPEVIALFEAVRAIFDPHGILNPGVKQSTEIRQLVSHLRSGYDTAAIASFVPFN; encoded by the coding sequence ATGAGTAAAGTTGCTACGTATCTGCAGGAACATATCTTAGGTGAGGTCACGACCAACTCAGCTATCTTGGCGGCAATGAGCCATGACCTAAGCGTATTGGAGATGACGCCAGAGATGGTGGTATATCCTCGTGTCACGAACGATATTCGCAAGATTGCTCGTTTTTCATGGCAGCTTGCTGAGAAAGGTCATGTACTTGGTCTTACGACTCGTGGCGGTGGAACGGACGAAACCGGCGGCGCAATTGGTAAAGGTATAACAGTAGTTACACCAGCGCATCTTAACCGGATATTTGAGTTTGATGTCAAGCAAAAGCTCATCCGTCTTCAACCAGGTGTTATGTCCGCCACACTCAATGAGGCACTTGCAATGCAAGGTATGTTTGTTCCAGCGCTACCTGATTCCGGTGCGTACAGTACGGTCGGTGGCGCTATAGCTAAAAATAATAATGGTACACTGGCCGGTAAGTACGGCGATATGAACGACTGGGTTTCACAGCTTGAAGTAGTGCTTGCAAATGGTGATGTGCTACAAACTGAGCGACTTTCAAAGCGCGATCTTAATAAAAAGAAAGGTCAGCAAAACTTTGAGGGTGAGATTTATCGGAGCCTCGATAACCTCATAGAAGATAATAAACAGCTCATTGAACAGCAGCTTGGTTCGATGGTCCGCGACAATGCGGGATACTCGACACTCTCTAAAGTAAAGCACCATGATGGCTCGTTCGATTTGACGCCACTTCTTATTGGGAGCCAGGGGACGCTTGGTATTATCTCTGAAATGATAATGAAAACAGAGTTTAAGAGTGCTAATATGGCGGCTGCGGTTATAGGGTTCGTGAGTGGTGAGGCGGCACGTGATGCACTCGACCAAGTAATTGATGGCATGGAACCGACCTTTGTTGAATTCTATGACGGTGATTTCTTTACGGTAGCTGCCGCTCGTGGTAAAACCTATAGCTTTATTAAAAATGCTGGCGATAAAACGGGTGCGATAGTAGTTGTTGGGTTTGACGATTTTAGTGACCATGTACGTACTAAAAAGTTGAAGCGCCTTATTAAGCAGTTAAGCAAAACTGATGCCTATGTTGAGGCGGCCGATGACGAGACTGTAGTGGAACTATTGGCGATCCGTGAAGTTACAGCATTTGTAGTTACGCCAGGTGAAAAAGCAGTTTCAGCGCCACCTATTGTAGATGGGGCGTATGTACCACGTGAACGTACCGAAGAATTTATGGCTGCGGTTAAAGTTATGGCTACTAAGTACGATGTTGTTATGCCAATTCATGCGCGTGTCCTCGACAATACGTTTTATGCGCGTCCACTTTTGCAGTTACATAAGATCGGTGACAAGCAAAAAATCTTTAAACTCTTAGATGAATATGCGGGTCTTGTGGCGCATCTTGGCGGTCATCTCATTGGTAACGGTGCCGAAGGTCGGGTAAAAGCGTTGTTTGCTTATAAGCAACTCGACCCTGAGGTTATTGCATTGTTCGAGGCCGTTCGGGCAATCTTCGATCCACACGGTATTCTTAACCCGGGCGTTAAGCAATCGACGGAGATTCGTCAACTTGTATCGCACCTTCGAAGCGGTTACGACACGGCAGCTATTGCATCGTTTGTACCGTTTAACTAA
- a CDS encoding VOC family protein: MHIQFAELPVLNQERAKKFYIDNFDCEIAAETTMGMDDWRWIELAFKGSETTLHFLKRKDDKPSEGPVLVLVDDDVEMTAKTLKSRSVEIVTEPQEAPYKPGCTVAEFRDSEGNLIVLSSK; this comes from the coding sequence ATGCACATACAGTTTGCCGAGTTGCCAGTACTCAATCAGGAGCGGGCTAAAAAGTTTTATATAGATAACTTCGATTGCGAAATTGCCGCCGAAACTACGATGGGTATGGACGATTGGCGATGGATAGAGCTTGCATTCAAAGGTTCAGAAACAACGTTGCATTTCCTCAAGCGCAAAGATGACAAACCATCGGAGGGCCCTGTCCTTGTACTCGTGGATGATGATGTGGAAATGACTGCTAAAACCCTGAAATCGCGAAGTGTGGAGATCGTCACCGAGCCCCAGGAAGCTCCTTATAAGCCCGGATGCACTGTAGCTGAATTCCGGGATAGCGAAGGTAACCTAATAGTGTTAAGCAGTAAATGA
- a CDS encoding MarR family winged helix-turn-helix transcriptional regulator, with translation MITINTPQDPLSRLAIAIFHAHGLLLRNGDRLTKELGQSSARWQILGSISQESQTVASIAKRIGHARQSVQRIADVLVKDNLATYAINPAHKRARLLVLTPQGVLVLNDIYTQNAAWTKRMLTKLDEQQVAELAYQLELATAILEKDEQH, from the coding sequence ATGATTACGATCAATACGCCTCAAGATCCACTAAGTAGGCTTGCTATAGCTATATTCCATGCGCATGGCCTACTTCTCCGTAACGGAGACCGGTTAACAAAAGAGCTTGGACAAAGCAGCGCTAGATGGCAGATACTCGGAAGTATTAGTCAGGAATCACAGACGGTTGCGAGTATTGCGAAGAGAATCGGACATGCTCGTCAGAGCGTCCAACGAATCGCCGACGTTTTGGTTAAGGATAACTTAGCAACGTATGCAATAAATCCAGCACATAAAAGGGCGCGCTTGCTTGTGTTAACGCCGCAAGGTGTTTTGGTACTTAATGACATCTATACCCAAAATGCGGCCTGGACAAAACGTATGCTGACTAAACTGGATGAACAACAAGTTGCCGAACTCGCCTATCAGCTTGAACTAGCTACAGCGATTTTAGAGAAAGATGAACAGCATTAA